The following coding sequences are from one Methyloceanibacter stevinii window:
- a CDS encoding ABC transporter permease, whose translation MFYETLKLAVQAIRRNALRSFLTLLGIVIGVSAVIAMVTIGNGTTAKVKEEMAKLGTNVLFVRPGQWGPGRSSATAKPFNARDIIEMREQLRGVRAVAPLAQQSVTVVYGNESRSTGTIGTDASYVVAQDWNLAEGRNFLDSETRSGQAVCILGKTVQDELFGGEDVIGKRIRLSNVSCEVIGVLESKGESGFGNDRDDVVLIPLRAYQRRIAGNTDINRITVSAEDGADTSKVQADIERLLRERRGISAGKEDDFGVADMKQIADTQAATTGVLTMLLGAVAGVSLLVGGIGIMNIMLVSVTERTREIGIRLAIGAQESQVLMQFLVEAVVLSLFGGVVGVLLGLGLAGAASAGMAIPFVFDPGIVLIAFAFSALIGVVFGYFPARRAAQLDPIDALRHE comes from the coding sequence ATGTTCTACGAGACCCTGAAGCTTGCGGTTCAGGCGATCCGGCGCAACGCCTTGCGCTCGTTCCTGACGCTGCTGGGTATCGTCATCGGCGTCAGCGCCGTCATCGCCATGGTCACGATCGGCAACGGCACGACGGCCAAGGTCAAGGAAGAGATGGCCAAGCTCGGCACGAACGTCCTGTTCGTCCGTCCCGGGCAGTGGGGGCCGGGACGGTCGAGCGCGACGGCGAAGCCGTTCAATGCGCGCGATATCATCGAGATGCGCGAGCAATTGCGTGGCGTCCGCGCCGTCGCGCCGTTGGCGCAGCAGTCCGTAACCGTCGTCTACGGCAATGAGAGCCGGAGCACCGGCACGATCGGAACCGACGCAAGCTATGTGGTTGCGCAAGATTGGAATCTCGCGGAGGGCCGGAATTTTCTCGATAGCGAGACACGCAGTGGCCAGGCCGTCTGCATTCTCGGCAAAACGGTGCAGGACGAGCTGTTTGGCGGCGAAGACGTAATCGGCAAACGCATCCGCTTGAGTAATGTCTCCTGCGAGGTGATCGGCGTGCTGGAGTCCAAGGGTGAATCCGGTTTCGGCAACGATCGCGACGATGTGGTTCTGATCCCGCTTCGCGCGTATCAACGCCGGATCGCCGGCAATACCGACATCAACCGGATCACGGTCTCGGCGGAAGACGGCGCCGATACATCGAAGGTTCAGGCGGACATCGAACGGCTGCTCAGGGAACGGCGCGGCATCTCCGCCGGAAAAGAGGACGATTTCGGTGTCGCGGACATGAAACAGATCGCCGACACGCAAGCGGCGACCACCGGCGTCCTGACCATGCTGCTTGGCGCCGTGGCCGGCGTCAGCCTGCTGGTCGGCGGCATCGGCATCATGAACATCATGCTCGTCTCCGTAACCGAGCGGACGCGCGAAATCGGTATCCGGCTGGCGATCGGCGCGCAGGAAAGCCAGGTGCTGATGCAGTTCCTGGTGGAGGCGGTCGTGCTGTCGCTGTTCGGCGGCGTGGTCGGCGTCCTATTGGGGCTTGGGCTTGCGGGCGCGGCCTCCGCCGGCATGGCCATCCCCTTCGTCTTCGATCCGGGGATCGTGCTGATCGCCTTTGCCTTCTCGGCTCTGATCGGCGTGGTGTTCGGCTACTTCCCGGCGCGCCGCGCCGCACAACTCGATCCGATCGATGCGCTCCGGCACGAGTAG
- a CDS encoding STAS/SEC14 domain-containing protein, which produces MIALLKGFPSNVVAIACHGNVSRQDYDDVLIPAVEKALQSHDKVRMLYEVAPDFTGYEAGAAWEDFKTGMEHFTKWDRIAVITDIEWISGAVKIFGVFLPSSVRVYPLAEAAQARLWITQAS; this is translated from the coding sequence ATGATCGCGCTACTCAAAGGCTTCCCGAGCAACGTCGTGGCCATTGCCTGCCACGGCAATGTCTCGCGGCAGGACTACGATGACGTGCTGATTCCGGCGGTGGAGAAAGCGCTTCAATCCCACGACAAGGTCCGCATGCTGTACGAGGTCGCGCCCGACTTCACCGGCTACGAGGCCGGCGCGGCCTGGGAGGACTTCAAGACAGGCATGGAGCACTTCACCAAGTGGGACCGCATTGCCGTCATCACCGACATCGAGTGGATCTCGGGCGCGGTGAAGATCTTCGGCGTCTTCCTGCCGAGTTCGGTCCGCGTCTACCCGCTTGCCGAGGCGGCCCAGGCCCGGCTCTGGATCACGCAAGCCTCCTAG
- the ppa gene encoding inorganic diphosphatase codes for MDIPHIPVGDNPPHEVNVIIEIPQGGSPVKYEVDKKSGALFVDRFLHTAMFYPANYGFIPHTLSEDGDPVDCIVITPTPVAPGAVIRARPVGALLMEDEAGIDEKIIAVPIDELHPYYKRVSSYRDLPEILVEQIGHFFEHYKDLEPGKWVKVVRWAEVGEAGELIRTGIERNAEA; via the coding sequence ATGGATATCCCTCACATTCCGGTCGGCGATAATCCGCCCCACGAAGTCAATGTTATCATCGAGATTCCGCAAGGCGGATCGCCGGTGAAGTACGAAGTCGACAAGAAGTCGGGCGCGCTTTTCGTCGACCGCTTCCTGCACACGGCGATGTTCTATCCGGCGAACTACGGCTTCATCCCGCACACGCTCTCCGAAGACGGAGATCCCGTCGACTGCATCGTGATCACGCCGACGCCCGTGGCGCCGGGGGCGGTCATTCGTGCACGTCCTGTCGGTGCGCTTCTCATGGAGGATGAGGCCGGGATCGACGAAAAGATCATCGCCGTCCCGATCGACGAACTCCATCCGTACTACAAGCGGGTGTCGAGCTATCGCGACCTTCCCGAGATTCTCGTCGAGCAGATCGGCCATTTCTTCGAGCACTACAAGGACCTGGAACCGGGCAAATGGGTCAAGGTCGTGCGCTGGGCCGAGGTTGGCGAGGCAGGCGAGTTGATCCGTACCGGAATTGAGCGCAACGCGGAAGCCTAG
- a CDS encoding ATP-binding protein, which translates to MLQKLWYDQPVRTQLIVVVAAINLFAALLAGVVAILNTRTATKAEMESSLEVAERFVDVTLRDLSRQGKLDDLDEELPPLLRHLRHVRIMFLSDSGQLAIISPKGATAGVKGSHAPGWFVSLVHPEIAQRKVRLLPDGSHPVIILGEPSDEISEAWQDFLSLALIWGAINAIVLVVLYIVLGRVLNPLASLSRGMHQLEGGEYWARLPSAKVKEVAVITDRFNMLASALDVARKENESLYQQLINVQEAERREIANELHDEAGACLFGIAANASSIQTTAGQLDGERATRISSRAGEILSIAERLKVMNRALLKKLRPGPLGQVKLADLIVELTAGLQSQHPDTQIHTAVGSVAKSYGESVDLAIYRCVQEAITNAIRHGHAGNIDVDLDQVQLANGAGDYEAVRLTIADDGKGMEPDKAKGFGLTTMTERVRSVGGTCVIEGVPSKGTTVRVEIPIKQKKNESTAPVRARESVRELS; encoded by the coding sequence GTGCTGCAAAAGCTCTGGTATGATCAGCCAGTTCGCACCCAACTTATTGTGGTCGTGGCGGCGATCAATCTCTTTGCCGCCTTGTTGGCTGGCGTCGTGGCGATTCTCAACACCCGCACGGCAACCAAGGCCGAAATGGAGTCATCGCTCGAAGTCGCCGAACGCTTCGTCGACGTGACGCTCAGGGATCTCTCCCGGCAAGGCAAGCTGGACGACCTCGACGAAGAACTGCCGCCCCTGCTGAGACATCTGCGGCACGTCCGCATCATGTTCTTGAGCGACTCCGGCCAGCTGGCCATCATTTCGCCCAAGGGCGCCACCGCCGGGGTCAAGGGATCCCATGCTCCCGGCTGGTTCGTTTCCCTGGTCCATCCCGAGATCGCCCAAAGGAAAGTGCGCCTTCTCCCGGACGGTTCGCATCCGGTGATCATCCTCGGCGAGCCGTCCGACGAAATCTCGGAGGCGTGGCAGGACTTTCTCTCGCTTGCGCTGATCTGGGGCGCCATCAACGCCATTGTCTTGGTGGTGCTCTACATTGTGCTCGGGCGGGTGCTCAATCCGCTTGCGAGCCTGTCTCGAGGCATGCACCAGCTGGAGGGTGGTGAGTATTGGGCCAGGTTGCCGAGTGCAAAGGTCAAGGAAGTGGCCGTCATCACGGATCGGTTCAACATGCTGGCAAGCGCGCTGGACGTGGCACGCAAGGAGAACGAGAGCCTCTACCAGCAGCTGATCAACGTTCAGGAAGCCGAGCGCCGCGAAATCGCCAACGAACTCCACGACGAGGCGGGCGCCTGTCTGTTCGGCATTGCCGCGAACGCGTCGTCGATCCAAACCACGGCAGGGCAGTTGGACGGGGAACGGGCGACGAGGATTTCCAGCCGCGCCGGTGAGATTCTCTCGATTGCGGAACGGCTGAAGGTCATGAACCGGGCGCTTCTCAAGAAGCTGCGGCCGGGCCCGCTCGGCCAAGTCAAGCTGGCGGACCTGATCGTCGAGCTCACCGCTGGCCTTCAAAGCCAACACCCCGATACGCAGATTCATACGGCCGTTGGCTCGGTCGCGAAATCCTACGGGGAGTCTGTCGATCTTGCGATTTATCGCTGCGTTCAGGAGGCGATCACCAATGCGATCCGCCACGGGCATGCCGGAAACATCGATGTGGATCTGGACCAGGTGCAGCTCGCGAACGGCGCCGGCGATTACGAAGCAGTCCGTCTGACGATCGCGGACGACGGCAAAGGCATGGAGCCAGACAAAGCCAAAGGTTTCGGACTTACGACCATGACGGAGCGCGTCCGATCGGTCGGCGGTACCTGCGTGATCGAGGGTGTCCCGTCCAAGGGCACCACCGTTCGCGTCGAAATTCCAATCAAACAGAAAAAGAATGAATCTACGGCGCCCGTCCGGGCGCGAGAATCGGTCAGGGAGCTATCATGA
- a CDS encoding response regulator transcription factor, whose amino-acid sequence MTRVLVIDDHPIVLQGTRQLLEDVGVKEVHQAQSLADGFRAYRMQKPDVIIVDLAMHSGSLGGLSFIRRLRLHDPNTPILVFTMHSDPVIVSRALEVGATGYVLKDTPPEEVQTAFQRVRENRPYLSHDLASEVAFMEARGTTNPLRRMTVRELQTLALVAEGKPYGVIAEHLHVSYKTVANTCTQLKAKLGVRTLPELMRIAIQHLPAANSKMQR is encoded by the coding sequence ATGACTAGAGTCCTCGTCATCGACGATCATCCGATCGTTTTGCAGGGAACCCGGCAGTTATTGGAGGATGTCGGCGTAAAAGAAGTCCATCAGGCACAGAGTTTGGCCGACGGTTTCCGTGCTTACAGAATGCAGAAGCCCGACGTGATCATCGTCGACCTTGCCATGCATAGCGGGTCGCTCGGCGGCCTGTCGTTTATCCGTCGCTTGCGGCTGCACGATCCGAACACACCCATCTTGGTCTTCACGATGCATTCCGATCCGGTGATCGTGTCCCGTGCGCTCGAGGTCGGGGCCACCGGGTACGTCCTGAAGGATACGCCGCCCGAGGAAGTTCAAACGGCGTTTCAGCGCGTCCGGGAGAACAGGCCCTATCTCAGCCACGACCTCGCGTCGGAGGTGGCCTTCATGGAAGCGCGGGGTACGACCAATCCGCTACGCCGCATGACGGTTCGCGAACTGCAGACCCTTGCCCTCGTGGCGGAAGGGAAGCCGTACGGAGTCATCGCCGAGCATCTGCACGTGAGCTACAAGACCGTGGCCAACACCTGCACGCAGTTGAAGGCAAAGCTTGGTGTGCGGACGTTGCCGGAACTCATGCGAATCGCCATTCAGCATCTTCCAGCAGCCAACAGTAAAATGCAGCGGTAG
- a CDS encoding PQQ-dependent dehydrogenase, methanol/ethanol family — translation MKLKLGVLTGTVVAVTMGLAGQASAMNTDEEQLKRMADPDQWPAPGRDFALTRHSNLSDITTENVNKLQVAWMQGTNALRGHEGQPLMIKDVGGKPMLFMISGCPSMANCNVVQGLDLSDPDNPKQVWSYVKKTDRDESAVPRACCDTVNRGGSYADGKFVFGTLDGFLIALDGQTGKEVWVVKWAIPRKGETITPAPLIADNKVFIGFGGSEFAARGRVGAFNLADGSEAWVCHTTGSDKDVCLTPETNKANPHYGTAGQDLGIKTFPNEDWKIGGGTAWGWYSYDPDTKLVYYSTANPGLWSPQYRCPDKTHEECNAVDPSLDGQVGRFDNKWTLSMFARKIETGEAVWVYQITPFDQWDYDGINENIITEMEVDGKKRKVLSHFDRNGFAYVWDAADGTVLRATKYVTTDWAEKIDLKTGRPIKVRDHSPLEVGRNVSACPSAMGGKDQQPASVDPKEPNLFYVPTNNWCMELEPQERTHTNQGTVYVFANVYMYPEKQGVTGKIKKYDVLTGKTLWEIPDPFPNWSGTMNTDGGLMFYGSLGGDFRAVDRETGKILWSRKLGSGIIGNPITFKTGGKQYVGVYSGIGGWIGLPVTAGLDLSDKFGAIGATAMTKAAGLQHVPQGGTLNVFRIYD, via the coding sequence ATGAAACTCAAGTTAGGTGTCCTGACCGGCACCGTCGTCGCTGTGACGATGGGGCTCGCGGGTCAGGCGTCGGCCATGAATACCGACGAGGAACAGCTGAAGCGTATGGCTGATCCCGACCAGTGGCCTGCCCCTGGTCGTGACTTTGCTCTGACGCGTCACAGCAACCTGTCCGACATTACGACGGAGAATGTGAACAAGCTTCAGGTAGCGTGGATGCAGGGCACGAATGCCCTTCGCGGTCACGAAGGTCAGCCTCTGATGATCAAGGACGTGGGTGGCAAGCCCATGCTGTTCATGATTTCGGGTTGTCCGTCCATGGCCAATTGTAACGTTGTCCAGGGTCTGGATTTGTCCGATCCCGACAATCCGAAGCAGGTTTGGTCCTACGTGAAGAAGACCGACCGTGACGAGTCGGCTGTGCCGCGCGCTTGCTGCGACACCGTCAACCGCGGTGGTTCTTATGCGGACGGAAAGTTCGTGTTCGGTACGCTCGACGGCTTCTTGATTGCGCTCGACGGTCAGACCGGCAAGGAAGTCTGGGTTGTCAAATGGGCTATCCCGAGAAAGGGCGAGACCATCACGCCCGCTCCGTTGATCGCCGACAACAAGGTGTTCATCGGTTTCGGCGGTAGTGAGTTCGCCGCTCGCGGCCGCGTCGGCGCCTTCAACCTGGCGGACGGTTCCGAGGCTTGGGTGTGTCACACCACGGGTTCGGACAAAGACGTCTGCCTGACGCCCGAGACCAACAAGGCCAACCCGCATTACGGCACGGCCGGACAGGATCTTGGTATCAAGACCTTCCCCAATGAGGATTGGAAGATCGGCGGCGGCACGGCGTGGGGTTGGTACTCCTACGATCCGGACACCAAGCTGGTCTACTACTCGACCGCCAACCCAGGTCTGTGGAGCCCGCAATATCGCTGCCCCGACAAGACCCACGAAGAGTGCAACGCAGTCGATCCTTCACTCGACGGGCAGGTGGGCCGCTTCGACAACAAGTGGACCCTCAGCATGTTCGCGCGGAAGATCGAGACCGGTGAGGCTGTCTGGGTCTACCAGATCACTCCGTTTGACCAGTGGGACTATGACGGCATCAACGAGAACATCATCACGGAGATGGAAGTCGACGGTAAGAAGCGGAAGGTTCTCTCCCACTTCGACCGCAACGGCTTCGCCTATGTCTGGGATGCTGCCGACGGTACGGTTCTGCGCGCCACGAAATACGTGACGACGGACTGGGCCGAGAAAATCGATCTCAAGACGGGCCGTCCGATCAAGGTGCGCGATCACTCGCCGCTCGAAGTTGGCCGCAACGTCTCTGCCTGCCCGTCCGCGATGGGTGGCAAGGACCAGCAGCCCGCTTCGGTCGATCCGAAAGAGCCGAACCTGTTCTATGTGCCCACCAACAACTGGTGCATGGAGCTGGAGCCCCAGGAGCGCACGCACACGAACCAGGGCACGGTCTACGTGTTCGCGAACGTGTACATGTATCCTGAGAAGCAGGGTGTGACCGGCAAGATCAAGAAGTACGACGTCCTCACGGGCAAGACGCTCTGGGAGATCCCGGATCCCTTCCCGAACTGGAGTGGCACCATGAACACCGACGGTGGTCTGATGTTCTACGGTTCGCTGGGCGGCGACTTCCGCGCGGTCGACCGGGAGACCGGTAAGATCCTGTGGAGCCGCAAGTTGGGCTCGGGCATCATCGGTAACCCGATCACGTTCAAGACCGGCGGCAAGCAGTACGTCGGCGTCTACTCCGGCATTGGCGGCTGGATCGGTCTTCCGGTCACCGCTGGTCTGGACTTGAGCGATAAGTTCGGCGCCATCGGTGCGACGGCCATGACCAAGGCCGCTGGCCTGCAGCATGTCCCGCAGGGTGGCACCCTGAACGTCTTCCGCATCTACGACTAA
- a CDS encoding PQQ-dependent dehydrogenase, methanol/ethanol family, with the protein MKLKYGVLTGTIVAVTMGLAGQASAMNTDEEQLKRMADPDQWPAPGRDFQLTRHSTLSDITTDNVNKLQMSWAQGTNALRGHEGQPLVIKDVGGKTMLFMVSGCRPWPTVNVVQALDLTDADNPKQVWSYVKKTDRDESAVPRACCDTVNRGGSYADGKFVYGTLDGFVIALDGQTGKEVWVVKYAYPEKGETITPPPLIADNKVIMGFGGDEFAARGRVAAFNLADGSEAWVCHSTGSEKGVCLTPETNKANPQFGQAGEDLGIKTFPGEDYKIGGGAAWGWYSYDPELKLVYYSTGNPGLWSPSYRCPDKTHEECNTGAFDNKWSMTIFARKIENGDAVWAYQMTPFDQWDYDGINENILTDMEIDGKKVKALTHFDRNGFAYVLDRTDGTLHRATKYVTTDWAEKVDMKTGRPIKVRDHSPLEVGRNVSACPSAMGGKDQQPGAVDPAEPNVFYMPTNNWCMELEPQERTHTNQGTVYVFANVYMYPEKQGTTGKIKKYDVVSGKTLWEIPDPYPNWGGTMVTDGGLMFYGSLGGDFRAVDRKSGKVLWSRKLGSGIIGNPITYKVGGKQYVGVYSGIGGWIGLPVTAGLDLSDKFGAIGATAMTKAAGLQHIPQGGTLNVFRIYE; encoded by the coding sequence ATGAAACTGAAGTATGGTGTCCTGACTGGCACCATCGTCGCAGTGACGATGGGTCTCGCGGGTCAGGCGTCGGCTATGAACACCGACGAAGAGCAGCTGAAGCGCATGGCTGATCCCGACCAGTGGCCTGCCCCTGGTCGTGACTTTCAGCTGACGCGTCACAGCACGCTCTCAGACATTACGACCGATAACGTCAACAAGCTGCAGATGTCTTGGGCCCAGGGCACGAACGCCCTTCGTGGTCACGAGGGTCAGCCGCTTGTGATCAAGGATGTTGGTGGCAAGACCATGCTGTTCATGGTTTCTGGTTGCCGTCCATGGCCAACTGTAAACGTTGTTCAGGCTCTCGATTTGACGGATGCCGACAACCCGAAGCAGGTTTGGTCGTATGTCAAGAAGACCGACCGTGACGAGTCGGCTGTGCCGCGCGCTTGCTGCGACACCGTCAACCGTGGCGGCTCCTATGCCGATGGCAAGTTCGTTTATGGCACTCTCGATGGTTTCGTGATTGCCCTGGACGGCCAGACCGGTAAGGAAGTTTGGGTCGTCAAGTACGCCTATCCCGAGAAGGGTGAGACCATCACGCCGCCTCCGTTGATAGCCGATAACAAGGTTATTATGGGCTTTGGTGGCGATGAGTTCGCCGCTCGTGGCCGCGTTGCCGCCTTCAATCTTGCGGACGGTTCCGAGGCTTGGGTGTGCCACAGCACGGGTTCCGAAAAGGGCGTGTGCCTGACGCCTGAAACCAACAAGGCCAACCCCCAATTCGGTCAGGCTGGTGAGGATCTTGGTATCAAGACCTTCCCCGGTGAGGACTACAAGATTGGTGGTGGTGCTGCTTGGGGTTGGTATTCCTACGATCCCGAGCTGAAGCTGGTCTACTACTCGACCGGTAACCCCGGCCTGTGGAGCCCGTCCTATCGTTGCCCCGATAAGACCCATGAGGAGTGCAACACTGGTGCGTTCGACAACAAGTGGTCGATGACGATCTTCGCTCGTAAGATCGAAAACGGCGACGCTGTCTGGGCCTATCAGATGACTCCGTTTGACCAGTGGGACTATGACGGCATCAACGAGAACATTCTTACCGACATGGAAATTGACGGTAAGAAGGTGAAGGCTCTCACCCACTTCGATCGTAATGGCTTTGCCTATGTGCTCGACCGTACCGACGGTACCCTGCACCGCGCCACGAAATACGTGACGACGGACTGGGCCGAGAAGGTCGACATGAAGACCGGTCGTCCGATCAAGGTGCGTGACCACTCGCCGCTCGAAGTTGGCCGCAACGTCTCTGCCTGCCCGTCTGCGATGGGTGGTAAGGACCAGCAGCCTGGTGCGGTTGATCCCGCCGAGCCGAACGTGTTCTACATGCCCACCAACAACTGGTGCATGGAGCTTGAGCCTCAGGAGCGCACGCACACGAACCAGGGCACGGTCTACGTGTTCGCGAACGTGTACATGTATCCTGAGAAGCAGGGCACGACCGGCAAGATCAAGAAGTACGACGTCGTTTCGGGTAAGACGCTCTGGGAGATCCCGGATCCGTATCCGAACTGGGGTGGTACGATGGTCACCGACGGTGGTCTGATGTTCTACGGTTCGCTGGGCGGTGACTTCCGCGCTGTCGACCGTAAGTCCGGCAAGGTTCTTTGGAGCCGCAAGCTGGGCTCGGGCATCATCGGCAACCCCATCACCTATAAGGTTGGTGGCAAGCAGTATGTTGGCGTGTACTCCGGCATTGGCGGCTGGATCGGTCTTCCGGTCACCGCTGGTCTGGACCTGAGCGATAAGTTCGGCGCCATCGGTGCTACGGCCATGACCAAGGCCGCTGGCCTGCAGCATATCCCGCAGGGCGGTACGCTGAACGTCTTCCGCATTTACGAGTAA
- a CDS encoding quinoprotein dehydrogenase-associated putative ABC transporter substrate-binding protein: MSAHADDKQSVRRDLNKTYEELTPAEHIAIRAAAKAAYKSKKLKTLNVCADPGNMPLSSIQREGFQNKMAEILANATGATIKYHWQPFIERGLTRSTFDERLCDVMFDIPTGYERLLTTEPVYKTPYVLVYRNDKGLKLSGLDDPKLKDLTIGVFQTSGVRQAMAKRGIIDNVKLQLQTHDGDLVPENQPWYVIQRMLDGEFDVAAVFGPFAGWVKTMKNEPVDIVPINLDDDTVPMEFEMSIGVRPTDVFLKYLLEWAMDDKAEELTALMKEYGVPLVQCSKCYVPGDLPAHGSYIKLADQKFEARPDLASPDQIVTREKLEGWLEEGADPNQELSNALLSGDKDRIKFLVSKGADVNKPDLQGWTPLTAAARQRRDETIDLLVELGADPNKADGNGMTPLAAALMRDHVPSIKTLVEHGADVEVPGQEDFRPLALALAEKKYEAAKALMNGGADVSVASGKQGLTPLMIVAAQTGPAEGSIFLPGSVRPTDIAKALVDEGANIDAQAANGMTALMIAAANNSAPMIGLLMAAGADPDVKNTEGQTAVDVANLNDNKEASQAIRVLSLSRPSASTKADSDDSSTVKQ; the protein is encoded by the coding sequence GTGTCGGCCCACGCCGACGACAAGCAGTCCGTCCGGCGCGATCTCAATAAGACCTATGAGGAACTGACCCCCGCCGAGCATATTGCGATCCGTGCCGCCGCGAAGGCCGCCTACAAGAGCAAGAAGCTCAAGACCCTGAATGTCTGTGCGGACCCCGGGAACATGCCGCTCTCCAGCATTCAGCGAGAGGGCTTTCAGAACAAAATGGCCGAAATCCTCGCGAACGCGACCGGCGCCACGATCAAGTATCACTGGCAGCCGTTCATCGAGCGCGGGCTGACCCGGTCAACCTTCGACGAACGCCTCTGCGACGTGATGTTCGACATTCCCACGGGCTATGAGCGTCTGCTCACGACCGAGCCGGTCTACAAGACGCCGTATGTCCTGGTTTACCGCAACGACAAGGGATTGAAGCTGTCGGGCTTGGACGATCCCAAGTTGAAGGATCTGACCATCGGCGTCTTCCAGACCTCCGGCGTGCGCCAGGCGATGGCGAAGCGCGGCATCATCGACAACGTGAAGCTGCAGCTCCAAACGCACGACGGCGACCTCGTGCCCGAGAACCAGCCCTGGTACGTGATTCAAAGAATGCTGGATGGAGAATTCGATGTTGCGGCCGTATTCGGGCCGTTCGCCGGTTGGGTGAAGACCATGAAGAACGAGCCGGTCGACATCGTTCCCATCAACCTGGACGACGACACGGTGCCGATGGAATTCGAGATGTCGATCGGCGTGCGTCCGACGGACGTCTTCCTCAAATACCTCCTCGAATGGGCCATGGACGACAAGGCTGAGGAACTCACCGCGCTGATGAAGGAATACGGCGTGCCGTTGGTCCAGTGCAGCAAGTGCTACGTTCCTGGTGATCTGCCGGCTCACGGCAGCTACATCAAGCTCGCCGATCAGAAATTCGAGGCTCGCCCGGATCTCGCTTCGCCCGATCAGATCGTGACCCGCGAGAAGCTGGAAGGCTGGCTTGAAGAAGGGGCGGATCCCAATCAGGAATTGAGCAACGCGCTTCTGTCCGGCGACAAGGACCGCATCAAGTTCCTGGTGTCCAAGGGCGCCGACGTGAACAAGCCGGACTTGCAGGGCTGGACCCCGCTGACGGCCGCGGCACGCCAACGGCGGGACGAGACGATCGACCTTCTGGTCGAGTTGGGCGCCGATCCCAACAAGGCTGACGGCAATGGCATGACGCCCTTGGCGGCAGCGCTGATGCGGGACCACGTTCCCTCGATCAAGACTCTGGTCGAGCACGGTGCCGATGTGGAAGTGCCGGGTCAGGAAGACTTCCGTCCGCTCGCCCTGGCGCTTGCGGAGAAGAAGTACGAGGCCGCGAAGGCGCTGATGAACGGCGGGGCCGATGTCAGTGTCGCCTCGGGTAAGCAAGGCTTGACCCCGCTGATGATTGTCGCGGCGCAGACCGGCCCTGCGGAAGGATCGATCTTCTTGCCGGGAAGCGTCCGCCCCACCGATATTGCCAAGGCGTTGGTGGATGAGGGTGCCAATATCGACGCACAGGCGGCGAATGGCATGACGGCGCTGATGATCGCGGCTGCGAACAACAGCGCACCGATGATCGGCCTGCTGATGGCGGCTGGCGCCGACCCGGACGTCAAGAATACGGAAGGCCAGACAGCCGTAGACGTCGCGAATCTGAACGACAACAAGGAAGCCTCGCAGGCGATCCGGGTCCTGTCGTTGTCGCGGCCCAGTGCTTCGACGAAAGCAGACAGCGACGACAGCAGCACCGTGAAGCAGTGA
- a CDS encoding c-type cytochrome, with translation MRKIITGVVAAAFVGAIGLFALDARAEECCEKGDTTPPLELIEKTPIGGLHNPYNDEIDAVAEKGHKIYLSYSCNGCHGGGGGGGMCPPLTNDAWVYGADDDTVFRLISEGSDKLQEQGYKRVRKEIVTGPMPPFGTIAKTSDDLWKVIAFIRSKNPSSMKKVNEPAQTPGQ, from the coding sequence GTGCGCAAGATTATCACTGGAGTAGTAGCTGCCGCCTTCGTAGGCGCGATTGGCCTTTTTGCTTTGGATGCTCGGGCAGAGGAATGCTGCGAGAAGGGCGACACCACGCCCCCGCTGGAGCTCATTGAGAAGACCCCGATTGGCGGTCTCCACAACCCCTACAACGACGAAATCGATGCCGTCGCGGAGAAGGGACACAAAATCTATCTGTCCTATAGCTGCAACGGCTGCCACGGCGGCGGCGGCGGCGGCGGCATGTGCCCGCCCCTGACGAACGACGCCTGGGTCTACGGCGCCGACGACGACACGGTGTTCCGTTTGATCTCTGAGGGCTCCGACAAGCTGCAGGAGCAGGGCTACAAGCGCGTCCGTAAGGAAATCGTGACCGGCCCGATGCCGCCGTTCGGCACGATCGCCAAGACATCCGACGATCTGTGGAAGGTCATTGCGTTCATCCGCTCGAAGAACCCGAGCTCGATGAAGAAGGTGAACGAGCCGGCCCAGACGCCCGGTCAATAG